Within the Miscanthus floridulus cultivar M001 chromosome 2, ASM1932011v1, whole genome shotgun sequence genome, the region agtcggcaaagaggtcaaacctttgccgactgcaactccgaaagcagtcggcaaagaacatttcaaaaaaaaaaaattttctttctttgccgactgccgagctggcggccagtcggcaaacaatttctgaaaaaaaaaatcgttgccgactgccgaggaaacagcagtcggcaaagcctgccgtcagtgctgacggcgccacgtggctatgccgactgctggcgtggcagttggcaaaggatttgccgactgtgtgccacgtggcagtcggcaaatccgcctttgccgacccaggctttgccgactgctctttgccgactgccacgtggctttgcggtcggcaaagcctttgccgactgggtttatgcctttgccgaccggggcaagcagtcggcaaagaggcgtttTCCTGTAGTGTATCTAGTAGGAATTAAGAAAATAACTAATATGCACACTTCCACGCGATTTGTGTTGAATTTCATATTGATATTTGTAAAATGAATACGATAGAATTGATAAATAGATTAAATATTAGGTTTGAATAGTTTTTTTATTCATGAAAACTTGACATTTCATTATAATATTAGCCTTTGTTTAGCAAAATCATTGATTTTTGTAGCTATTATTAGGAACAttgtaaaataaataaatacaatcTAAAAATCAGAAAATGAATAAAAATATTAGTTATGACATATTTTTTTTAACTCAATATTGGGTCAAAATCTTAACTGGGTTTTTGATCAAAATActaattttagattttttttcctCCGTGACAAATCTAAAGTATTATAACAGCTAattgtttgttttttttatgtttctgctcctaaataaaaaagaaaatctTTAGCACTAGGTATGTCGAATGGATTCTACCGATGAAGGTGTATATATACGATATCCAAACTTGGAATCAGGTTTCAGCAACCCGACTTGTATAGTTGTATTAGTATTTGAGAATATTCAAATTTGTATTTGAATTTGTTTTAGAACATGGATACAGACATGGAAAGTGCTTGTGGATGGAACAATTGAACAGCCACACGCTTGAACTTATAATTTGAGATTTGTGTGCATCAaggaaattaaaataaaaatctCGACAAATTAAATAACAAATGGATTGCTCAGTGAATTCCGAGACAAACCCAATGGTACAATTGCACAATCCTGAGACAAATTTATTTATATGGTTTAAATAAAATAGCTTGGCTAAACGGTTATCGTGGGTGGCAGTACGTGGCATGCCCTATTGCACTTGCACGGACATAATGTGCATAATATGCAGCTTTAACTGGCCTGAGCTGTAACCATGGAGATGCCGGCGCGACGGGCACCAAACCTTGCGACGGCCCAGTCGGTGGCGAAGATATCCGAGGAGACGTAGTTGGGCGCTCCACCCATGACCGGCATCTTGGAGCTGACGCTGAGCTGGTTGACGTAGTCGGCGCGGTAGGTCTGGCCGAGGACGCCGTGCACGTCGTCGGTGAGGTCGAAGAACTTGAACCCGAGGTCGAAGTGCGCGAGGCTGTCGTCCTCGGTCACGCCGTAGTTGTGGACGCGCGAGTCCTCCTCGCTGATGGGCACCACGTTGGCGACGATGTCGAACACGCCCCTGAGCTGCACCCTGACGCCGTTGGCGGTGGCGGTCCGGGTGACGGTGAGCCCCGGCACGGCGGCGGATTCCCACACGGCGCCGGACTCGGCCGGGATGGTGACGGGCGCGCCGTCGAAGGCCAGCTCCAGGCGGTCCACGTCGTTGCTCCACTTGGCCGTCTTCTGCGCGCCCATGTAGAGGTGGTGGTCGCGGTCGGCGCTGATGCGGATGCCGAGCGCCTGGATCCACGTGAAGTCGCGGCTCATGGCCGGATTCCGCTTGCCGATGAAGTGCGCGTTGATGTGGAGGTTGGCGTCGGAGAGGATGCAGAAGTCCTGGTCCTTCTTGCCGTGGAAGTAGAAGTTGTTGCCGTCGCCGCCGGTGAAGCGCGGGTCACCGCAGGACACGCCGGGGTAGAAGTCGCACACTTGGAAACAAAAAAAACGCGAATTAGCTAGCGATGACGGTCGTCGGGAGTACTAGCTAGTAGTGAAGATCAGAGCAAGACGAGTGAGTGAGGATTGTGTGCGAGTGAGGAAAGTACTGCAGAATGTCTTGCATCCGGGGCAGAGGACGATGCACTGGTTGGGGCAGCGCTTGTCGCACTTGGCCATGCATTTCTGCTTCTTGTCCTTGGGATTGTCGCACGCCGTCTGCTGGTCCCTCTTGTACTTGCCCGGGGTGATCATCTGGTAGTTGGACGGCAGTGGGCGCGGCGCAGGTGCCTGCGCAGCCACACCTGCGCACAGGGCCACCAGGGCGGCAACCACACACGCCGCGGCGAGCTCCCGGGCCATTGGTGGCGGTGACTACAGGCCTCACCTGGCTGGTTCAGGTGAAGGCACGGACGGCTATGAGAATCTGAGAATTGAGATGGCTGTGTGTCTTGGGTGGTGATGAGGCAGGTCAGGGGACGGTGCCAATTTATAGGGTCCGATCCGTCTCGCTGGCCTTGCCTGAAGCAAGCAACCGGCTCCCGGCCTCAGGCGCGCGCGGCGTACGTCCCGGCGACGCCAACACATCGTGCTGGCCGCGTATTGAGGTCAGGACTCAGGAACACTTTGCGTTCACCTGGATACATCGTGCAAGCCGCCTGCGCATGCAGCTAGGTTGACATATCCTCGTCCTACGTTGTATCCTTCATCACGTACAATGCTAAAAGTTGGAAGCCCTGTACGTAATCATGGCTGGGTCGGCGCGATTATACTGAACAAACAAGTAATTGAGTTGACTACTCGACTACTTAATTAATGAGTAATAAACTAATAAAGCGTTCACCTTTTCATCTTCCTAATCAAGCTCTGGCCAACTTCTGTATTATTTGTGTCCATTGACTAACTTTTTCGAAAAGAGTAATAACATCTATGTCATAAAATGAGCACCTTATGAAATTATATTCTATgttaaatctaatgatactaattggaTACCATAAGTTTTAATGTTTTTTTTCAAGAAATTGgatcaaagtttaaaatgtttgacttaagacaact harbors:
- the LOC136539591 gene encoding uncharacterized protein, translating into MARELAAACVVAALVALCAGVAAQAPAPRPLPSNYQMITPGKYKRDQQTACDNPKDKKQKCMAKCDKRCPNQCIVLCPGCKTFCMCDFYPGVSCGDPRFTGGDGNNFYFHGKKDQDFCILSDANLHINAHFIGKRNPAMSRDFTWIQALGIRISADRDHHLYMGAQKTAKWSNDVDRLELAFDGAPVTIPAESGAVWESAAVPGLTVTRTATANGVRVQLRGVFDIVANVVPISEEDSRVHNYGVTEDDSLAHFDLGFKFFDLTDDVHGVLGQTYRADYVNQLSVSSKMPVMGGAPNYVSSDIFATDWAVARFGARRAGISMVTAQAS